From Streptomyces sp. 6-11-2, one genomic window encodes:
- a CDS encoding ROK family transcriptional regulator: MTEISARDRKTTKGVSPKGTTALATRVLELVASGQASSRAELAELLGTAASTISLTVAQLVERGLIAEEGTQSSTGGRPRRVLRVGSNDEYAVAADVGGRHARIGVVLPGGGVRDVANVPFEVADGPEAALPRLVEHLESLVEQRGRDGLRGVGLSLPGPVDVASGAVVLPSRMLGWNRFPVAAWLEERFGVPAAVDNDANCMAVGEQSVRPAEHRQSIMVKIGSAIGAGVIADGRLYRGATGAAGDITHIRIDGGADIPCSCGNTGCLETVASGAALVRILRERGLDVAGLEDVVRLATDADPEATRAVRRAGDHLGQVLAANVNFFNPDAVYLGGILSTLEPFVAAVRSKLYESCHPLVTQHLTIERASLGADAGLVGAGLFALQRALTRALGDIGRTTPGADRQHTAAGRGGI; this comes from the coding sequence ATGACTGAAATAAGTGCACGGGACCGCAAGACCACCAAGGGCGTGTCCCCGAAGGGCACGACCGCCCTCGCCACGCGGGTCCTCGAACTCGTCGCCTCGGGCCAGGCGTCGTCCCGCGCCGAACTCGCGGAACTCCTCGGCACGGCCGCCTCCACCATCTCCTTGACCGTGGCTCAGTTGGTCGAGCGCGGGCTCATCGCCGAGGAGGGCACCCAGTCCTCCACCGGCGGCCGCCCCCGCAGGGTCCTCAGGGTGGGCAGCAACGACGAGTACGCCGTCGCCGCCGACGTCGGCGGCCGCCATGCTCGGATCGGTGTGGTGCTCCCTGGCGGCGGTGTCCGTGATGTCGCCAACGTCCCGTTCGAGGTCGCCGACGGTCCCGAGGCCGCCCTGCCGAGGCTCGTCGAGCACCTGGAGTCCCTCGTCGAGCAGCGTGGACGCGACGGGCTCCGGGGCGTCGGGCTCTCCCTGCCCGGGCCGGTGGACGTCGCCTCCGGCGCCGTCGTCCTGCCGTCCCGGATGCTCGGCTGGAACCGCTTCCCGGTCGCCGCTTGGCTGGAGGAGCGCTTCGGGGTCCCGGCCGCCGTCGACAACGACGCCAACTGCATGGCGGTCGGCGAGCAGAGCGTCAGGCCCGCCGAACACCGGCAGTCGATCATGGTGAAGATCGGCTCGGCGATCGGTGCCGGCGTCATCGCCGACGGTCGCCTCTACCGGGGCGCCACCGGAGCCGCCGGCGACATCACCCACATCCGCATCGACGGCGGCGCCGACATCCCCTGCTCCTGCGGCAACACCGGCTGCCTGGAGACGGTGGCGTCCGGCGCCGCGCTCGTCCGCATCCTGCGCGAACGCGGTCTCGACGTCGCCGGCCTGGAGGACGTGGTACGGCTCGCCACCGACGCCGACCCGGAAGCCACCCGCGCCGTCCGCAGGGCAGGCGACCACCTCGGCCAGGTGCTCGCCGCCAACGTCAACTTCTTCAACCCGGACGCCGTCTACCTCGGCGGCATCCTCTCCACCCTCGAACCGTTCGTCGCCGCGGTGCGCAGCAAGCTCTACGAGAGCTGCCACCCGCTGGTGACCCAACACCTCACCATCGAGCGGGCCAGTCTCGGCGCCGACGCCGGCCTGGTCGGCGCCGGACTCTTCGCCCTGCAGCGTGCCCTGACCCGCGCCCTCGGCGACATCGGCCGCACCACCCCCGGCGCCGACCGGCAGCACACCGCCGCGGGCCGCGGAGGGATCTGA
- a CDS encoding ABC transporter permease, translated as MSTSSYLIRRVLQAVAVIVIVTIVVFGLLHALPGGPARGILGPQATAQQIAHFNHEQGLDKPLPVQYFYYLGQLLHGDLGTSYTLNEPVSQLITERLPKTLVLTVLSALVGLVLAIPMGMWQAVRRNKPVDYVITTLSFIAYSTPVYFLGLILVLVFSQALAWFPSQAPQGETLGQVFSEPQALVLPVVAGAASMVAVFSRYMRAATLENLSEDYVRTARAGGSRARAILWRHVFRNSLTPVVAMLGYYVPVLFGGALVVEQLFNYPGMGLLFWTAAQSSDYPVLLGCVLVIAVATVVGTLLADIVQRIIDPRVKAGRA; from the coding sequence ATGAGTACTTCCTCGTACCTGATCAGACGTGTCCTCCAGGCCGTCGCGGTGATCGTCATCGTGACGATCGTCGTCTTCGGCCTGCTGCACGCCCTGCCCGGAGGCCCCGCGCGCGGGATCCTCGGGCCGCAGGCCACCGCACAGCAGATCGCCCACTTCAACCACGAACAGGGTCTCGACAAGCCCCTGCCCGTGCAGTACTTCTACTACCTCGGCCAACTGCTGCACGGGGACCTCGGGACCTCGTACACCCTCAACGAGCCGGTCTCCCAGCTCATCACCGAGCGGCTGCCGAAGACCCTGGTCCTCACCGTGCTGTCGGCTCTCGTCGGCCTCGTCCTCGCCATCCCGATGGGCATGTGGCAGGCCGTGCGCCGCAACAAGCCGGTGGACTACGTCATCACCACGCTGAGCTTCATCGCCTACTCCACGCCCGTGTACTTCCTCGGGCTGATCCTGGTGCTGGTCTTCAGCCAGGCGCTGGCGTGGTTCCCGTCGCAGGCTCCGCAGGGCGAGACGCTGGGCCAGGTGTTCTCCGAACCGCAGGCCCTGGTACTGCCGGTGGTCGCGGGCGCGGCCTCCATGGTCGCGGTGTTCAGCCGCTACATGCGGGCGGCCACCCTGGAGAACCTCTCCGAGGACTATGTCCGCACGGCCAGGGCGGGCGGCTCCCGCGCCCGCGCCATCCTGTGGCGGCACGTGTTCCGCAACTCGCTGACGCCCGTGGTCGCCATGCTCGGCTACTACGTGCCGGTGCTCTTCGGCGGCGCCCTGGTCGTCGAGCAGCTCTTCAACTACCCCGGCATGGGGCTGCTGTTCTGGACCGCCGCGCAGTCCTCCGACTACCCGGTCCTGCTGGGCTGCGTCCTGGTGATCGCCGTCGCCACCGTCGTCGGCACCCTGCTCGCCGACATCGTCCAGCGGATCATCGACCCCCGAGTGAAGGCAGGCCGGGCATGA
- a CDS encoding peptide ABC transporter substrate-binding protein, translating to MFLAHTAAGRRWALVAGAAVTTGALLTGCSGGGNSSSGSASSDTINYALPANFTPNWILPVGTASHLNTNNSSISQAVWEPLIAYDGSTGKVGWNKDNSLATDAKFAADSKSVTITLGDRHWSDGKQITSRDVEFWFNLVKANKADWASYSPGKAPDNWTSFKTIDDTHFTITFDKAYNQEWMLANELSMIRTMPQHVWDKTSDSGAVSDLDRTAAGAKKVWTYLNNVAKKISGYATDPLWKTVSGPYTIKSFSTAGKVELTANTKYDGGGKANIKNVNLLPFTTTEAEVNALRAGTVDYGYINATDLSQESSFKAKGYSVKPWTGWAITYLPYNFNNPTMGPVFKQLYARQAIQMSVDQTTLSKVVFNGTAVSTYGPIPQGQDSSFVSPEQKNNPYPFDTAKAKKLLTDHGWTEQGGTMVCTSPGTGDNQCGTGVDKGTKFEMEVLSQSGSTVTDNMMSALQSSFAKTGIKFGIKTAPVNSVLSQAGQCTADQSSCKWQLSFFGTAGSWYFPAYPSGDSLFATGGGSNFGNYSNAEVDKLITETTTSSSNEAVQKYSAALAKDLPVVWLPEPDYQISVVRDGLGGFAQDSLANFHPAMWKWTK from the coding sequence ATGTTCCTTGCTCATACGGCGGCCGGCCGCCGCTGGGCCCTCGTCGCGGGTGCCGCCGTCACCACCGGCGCGCTGCTCACCGGCTGTTCCGGCGGTGGTAACTCGTCCTCGGGCTCGGCGTCGTCGGACACCATCAACTACGCCCTCCCGGCGAACTTCACGCCGAACTGGATCCTCCCGGTCGGCACCGCCTCGCACCTGAACACCAACAACTCCTCCATATCCCAGGCCGTCTGGGAGCCGCTGATCGCGTACGACGGTTCCACCGGCAAGGTCGGCTGGAACAAGGACAACTCGCTGGCCACCGACGCGAAGTTCGCCGCGGACAGCAAGAGCGTGACGATCACCCTCGGCGATCGTCACTGGAGCGACGGCAAGCAGATCACCTCGCGCGACGTGGAGTTCTGGTTCAACCTGGTCAAGGCCAACAAGGCGGACTGGGCAAGCTACAGCCCGGGCAAGGCGCCGGACAACTGGACCTCCTTCAAGACCATCGACGACACGCACTTCACGATCACCTTCGACAAGGCGTACAACCAGGAGTGGATGCTCGCCAACGAGCTGAGCATGATCCGCACGATGCCGCAGCACGTCTGGGACAAGACCAGCGACTCCGGCGCCGTCTCCGACCTGGACCGCACCGCCGCCGGGGCCAAGAAGGTCTGGACGTACCTCAACAACGTCGCCAAGAAGATCTCCGGCTACGCGACCGACCCGCTGTGGAAGACGGTCAGCGGCCCATACACCATCAAGTCGTTCTCCACCGCGGGCAAGGTCGAGCTGACCGCCAACACGAAGTACGACGGCGGCGGCAAGGCCAACATCAAGAACGTCAACCTGCTGCCGTTCACCACCACCGAGGCCGAGGTGAACGCCCTCCGCGCCGGCACCGTCGACTACGGCTACATCAACGCCACCGACCTGAGCCAGGAGTCGTCCTTCAAGGCCAAGGGCTACTCGGTGAAGCCGTGGACCGGCTGGGCGATCACCTATCTGCCGTACAACTTCAACAACCCCACCATGGGCCCGGTGTTCAAGCAGCTGTACGCCCGCCAGGCGATCCAGATGTCGGTGGACCAGACCACGCTCTCCAAGGTGGTCTTCAACGGCACCGCCGTCTCCACCTACGGCCCGATCCCACAGGGCCAGGACTCGTCCTTCGTCTCCCCGGAGCAGAAGAACAACCCGTACCCCTTCGACACCGCCAAGGCGAAGAAGCTGCTCACCGACCACGGTTGGACCGAGCAGGGCGGCACCATGGTGTGCACCAGCCCCGGCACCGGCGACAACCAGTGCGGCACGGGCGTCGACAAGGGCACCAAGTTCGAGATGGAGGTGCTGTCCCAGTCCGGCTCCACCGTGACCGACAACATGATGAGCGCGCTGCAGTCGTCGTTCGCGAAGACCGGCATCAAGTTCGGCATCAAGACCGCCCCCGTCAACTCCGTCCTGTCGCAGGCCGGCCAGTGCACCGCCGACCAGTCGAGCTGCAAGTGGCAGCTGTCCTTCTTCGGCACCGCCGGCAGCTGGTACTTCCCCGCCTACCCGAGCGGTGACTCGCTGTTCGCCACCGGCGGCGGCTCCAACTTCGGCAACTACTCCAACGCCGAGGTCGACAAGCTGATCACCGAGACCACCACGTCCTCCTCGAACGAGGCGGTGCAGAAGTACAGCGCCGCGCTCGCCAAGGACCTCCCCGTGGTCTGGCTGCCGGAGCCCGACTACCAGATCTCCGTGGTCAGGGACGGCCTCGGCGGCTTCGCCCAGGACTCCCTCGCCAACTTCCACCCCGCCATGTGGAAGTGGACCAAGTAA